The genomic DNA TATCCCTCAGCCAGACTACACTAGATGTTTACACtagatgtttattttattttgcggGGGGAAGGGGTGCAACCTATTTATTCCTATGCATTTCACCACATGTCCaattaaattcaatgggactcactcccaggtaagcatgcacaggactgcagcctcaaTAAAGAGTACTTTCTCACCTGAGCAGGAAAGCGTCTGATGCTTTCTACAAGATATTGATAGGATTTCCAATCACCAGCAATAACCTCTCCCAACACAGGAATCACCTGGAAGCTGTAGAGATCGTAGAGACTGTGGAGGTAAAAACTGCAGGTGAATACAGATACCGCATCTGAGTTTTATTTCGATTAGATTTTCTCTTAACTGCCTTGTCTTTGGCCATTCGGATTCCTTCAGTTGTTTGAAGGGCTTGGTGTAGTTGAtggaccttcagtttcatgggatgacccctggttctagtgttgtgagagagggagaaatttcttCTCTGCCCACTTGCTCTacctcatgcataattttatccacctcaatcatgtctccccttagttgcctcttttctaaactaaagagccccagatgctgtagctttgcctcataaggaaggtactccaggcccctgatcatcttggttgccctcttctgcacccttcccAGTttgacaatgtccttcttaagatgcggtgaccagagCTGTAcgcagtgctccaaatgtggcagcaccatagatttgtataagggcatgaccATATTAGCATTCTCACAATATTGTGTAAAGATGCATTTGCTCAAGATGATGAAACATGAGATACGAGCCATAATCCAACCTGGATATCAGGCTGTTGTTGACATGACTGAATTCTAGACAGAGAAATCGTCCTCCTGGTTTCAGGACTCGATAGGCCTCTTGAAGTGCCTGGAACAAGACCGATATGAAATGAACACATGGTAGGCATATTCAGTGtttttcattgtaaggcccgggttggggtgggggggcagtggcaACCGCCATCCACCCTAAATGTGCTCCCTTGACTGattgggtctgtgtgaagcttcagccaaaagaTGAATACTCTGCACAATTCCCCTGCTACCATGCAGAAACTGTGAGGAGGATGgtaataataacaaacaaacccaacccaccttttgttagccaccccataatttTTTTCAATGTGTTTCCCATATTTTCAAGGCCTAGATTCATCTCGACTTAACTATATAGGGTGTTGTCTAAAGCCAAGGTAGCCCAAAGACACAGTATACCCCTGAACACCAGCAGCTGGAgatatctggctggccactgtctGTGAAACTGAATGATGGACTAGACAGACCTTTTCATccaatcaaatatttatttttatctaagAATATTTCTGTcgtgcccctccagtacaatactgcttggggcagcataCACAAATGCAAATTATTTTCTTAGAGCAAAACTCTGCAAGTTTCAGCCCACAGGGACCAAGCTCACCTGGTCAATATGAGTGACATTCCGGATACCAAAAGCAATGGTGTAAACGTCAAAACTGTTGTCATTGAAAGGCAGCTCTTCAGCATTTCCAACCACCCAGGACAACCCTTTGAAACAACAGAAAAGCCGTTACTCAAAGTTACCCCAAAGTGCTCTCAAAAGGCAATCTTCTATGTCAAGGTTCTccaaccatgggtccccagatgacagGGACATTCAGTATTCCCTGGATTTCCTATATACTAGGAGCCATGTAACTGGAGGAGAACATCCCATCCACAACACAATGCACTTCAGGCAATTTAAGTCAAGACACAGAAAGGCCTTCTTAAGGAGGAGGTCACTCCCATGCGCAAGCCAAGACAGACAGATGGGGGTGAGCAGCTGTGATGCCGAAAGGAAATAACTCAAAAGAACCTATATTGCTGTCCATGCTAGCAAAAAAAAGGCGAAAGAGCCCTTTCCCCTGTAACAGTTCATGTGGGAGAAAATTGCTGGAtagaggaatataggaagctgccttctactgagtcaaacccttggtccatctagctcagtatggcctacacagactggcagcggctcctcccaggttgcaggcaggagtctctctcagccctatcgtggagatgctgccagggagggaacttgggaccttctgctcttcccagagcagctccatctcccgaggggaatatcttacagtgctcacagatgtctcccattcaaatgcaaagctgggtggatcctacttagcaaaggggacaattcaggcttgctgaatttgaggagaactggtcttgtggtagcaaatatgactTGTCCCTTGAGCTTGGGgaatggggtcgctctgggaagagcaaaaggttcccaactccctccctggcagcatctccaagacagggctgagaaagattcctgcctgcaaccttggagaagctgctgccagtctgtgaagacaataatgtgctagacagaccaatggtctgactcagtatatggcagccctTTATGATCCCTTAAAAATGAGTTACTGACCAGAGGCCCCTCCCCCCAACATGCTTTCCATGGTCTGACTCCCACTCTGAAGCAAGAGTCCTTTACCTTCCGAGTAGCCAAGCTGTTGAGATTTCTGCTTCCCGACTTTCAGCATCTCTTCGTTAATGTCACAGACGACTACGTGAGAGCCTCCCAGCGATTTGTGCTCTTCTTCTTGGTAAAGTTtggtaatttcctgccatgataAATTCTGATGGGATCTCAGCTTCTGTCGGGCCCGATGTTCCCGCTGGGAATGAACATAATGGATGAAGCGAAAGGCGATATCACCTGCATTGATTTGGAGAGCAAGATTCACAATGTGCGATTGCCTCTGAAATTAAACCTTTTAAGATTTAAGCACGCAGCCAGGAGTTTGAACATTTATTCCAATTTAAGGCTGGCACCATGTTATGGTGGGTAGCATGGAGAAAAGTCACTCAGAATGCCATGGCTTCGCTCCTAGTGCGATGGCATATGCACCAGGCTACTGGTGGGTTTCCAGGCTTAACAGTGTTGGCACTGCACTCTCCCTGTTTGAGTGCCATCAACTATTAGGATGATCATCAAGAATTTTGCTCTatatgccctcttctgcagtggCGAGAACTACTGTGGAAAAGAGCAAGACACTGTTGAGTAATGACCCTGCTTGAGAAATGTGCGAGACCAATCTCTTTGGCCTTTGGTATTCTGAGTCTGTTTTATACATGCTGCTAAATAGCTGTATGTATTGGGCTGTCGAACCAGCTCTgcaatttacttggaagtaagtcccattgaatctAGTGGAACTTATTTCtccttaaagatgcataggaTTAAACTGGGAGGTTTGTTAACCATTTTAAATTGCAGTTTGAGGGTTTTAATGGTTATCAATTACGGAATGGAATTTTCCTTTTCCAAAAGGAGGAGATATGGGGTATAAATGTCTTAAATAGTGTTGACAGGAAAATAGAAACTACAGTTGGCAGCAAAGTTCTGAATTCTCCACTTTTAGCTGCCTTCCAAAACAGGGCTTATGACTGTTCTTTACAAGTACAGTTGGCTGGGAGAACAAAGAAGACTAACAAATGGAGTGTTGAAATACTTATTTCACCTTTTGTGAACAGTTCAGCAAGTAATTTAGAAATTTAAAACTGACAACCAGAGTCAATGTTCGCCTGGCTGAGTTGTTAACATAATACCTTAACATAAGTTGCTAGCTACAACTAGGCTCTGACATGAAGCACGTCAGGATTGATTTTAATCAAATCTGTGTTAAACACACTTTATCTATACATGGATGGGGTCTGAGATGCCAGCATTTCAGACTACCAGGAAGTTCCTACACAAAGAGATAGGTCTCAGATCTATCTTTGAGACAGAATTAAGTTTGTATCCTGAGGGTACGTCCTTCAAGAGAATGAACTTCCAACACCTCAGTGGAGGACTGAAGCAAAGTTAGCTTTCTCTGGTCACCTGGTTTTGCTGTGCTGTTTAGAAGCACATTTACAAATTCTTGGCCCTTGGCTCtcttggaagagagctggtcttgtggtcgcaagcatgatttgtccccttagctaagcagggtccgtcctgtttgcatatgaataggagacttgatgtgtgagcactggaagagattccccttaagggatggagctgctctgggaagagcagaaggttccaagttccctccctggcagcatctccaagataagtctgagagagactcctgcctgcaaccttggagaagccgctgccagtctgtgtagacaatactgagctagatagaccaatggtctgactcagtatatggcatcttcctatatttcttcccatgttcctaactgGCTCCTCCATGGCAAAGATCAAACACTCCTGGATTAGGGAATGCCAGATCCATCCCAGCTCTTGGATTCTATGAACAGCTTGCGTTCCTCATTCTCTAAATTTAGTCTCCAAACTCGCTCCACTAGCCTAACATGGTTGGCTTATGCAACAGCATTCTCTCGCACCTGCTCCATGTACAGTCCAATAAACCAGCAAATGCAGTAAACATTCTTTCATGATTAATAATTGCACAGGCGATACATTGTTCAAGACATTAAATTTAGGGGAGTGGTTTTGCATGGTGTAgtaattagagtgctggactaggactggagagacccgagttcaactccccattcagccatgagacttgctgggtgattctgggccagtcacttctctctcagcctaacctacttcacagggttgttgtgaggagaaacctaagtatgcagcacaccgctctgggctcgttggaggaagagcgggatataaaatgtaataaataaatactatactGATCTCAGAAAACCAATGACCATGAAAAAAATGCTGTCTTGATCCACACATGATTCAAAGCATAAAGCCACCTCAGAACAACGTGGGTCTTACCTGTCCCTCCCGCAACATCAAGCAACTGAGTTCCAGGGTAAGGGTTCATTTGACGCAGCAGGATATCCTTCCAGACACGATGGATCCCCAAGCTCATTGAATCATTCATTAGGTCATACTTCTtggccacatttttaaaaatctgataaaCTGAAAtggattgtaaaaaaaaaaaaaagcaggggatGATGTTAGCTTTTCTCATCTGTACCACACTGatcacaagccacctaatggcacagtggggaaatgacttgactagcaagccagaggttgccagtttgaatccacgCTGTGAcgctggtgtttcccagactatgaggaacacctatattgggcagcagcgatataggaagatgctgaaaggcatcatctcatactgcaccggagatggcaatgggaaacccctcctgtattctaccaaaggcaaccacggggctctgtggtcgccaggagtcgactgcactactttactttaccatgctgatctagatcagggattctcaacgttgggtccccagatgttattggacttcatctcccataatccccaaccaaatgccactggagctggggattatgggagttgaaatccaactaACTAACTATTcaactgacccctgctaactgggcaaagaggcaccttttaccgtggtgattctctttatttagcaggggcagagtaactggccctatccacccccagcacagtacttccagtgactgttgctggtgtgtgtcttatgtttctttttagaatgtgagccctttggggacagggagccatcttatttgtttgttatctctctttgtaaaccgccctgagccatttttggaagggcggtatagaaattgaattaataaataattaataataacaacatctggggacccaatgttgagaatccctggtctaatacccttccttctgccattttggatggcagatttaagagaataccacTCAGGAACCGGCAATGTCTTTGTGGTTCAGCTAATATCGAGTCCACCTCACAcattcttttatactgtttatatcaGGGATTCGCAACGTTGAGTCctcagaagttattggacttcatttcccataatccacagtcc from Hemicordylus capensis ecotype Gifberg chromosome 15, rHemCap1.1.pri, whole genome shotgun sequence includes the following:
- the COQ5 gene encoding 2-methoxy-6-polyprenyl-1,4-benzoquinol methylase, mitochondrial isoform X3, yielding MNDSMSLGIHRVWKDILLRQMNPYPGTQLLDVAGGTGDIAFRFIHYVHSQREHRARQKLRSHQNLSWQEITKLYQEEEHKSLGGSHVVVCDINEEMLKVGKQKSQQLGYSEGLSWVVGNAEELPFNDNSFDVYTIAFGIRNVTHIDQALQEAYRVLKPGGRFLCLEFSHVNNSLISRLDYGSYLMFHHLEQMHLYTIFLYDLYSFQVIPVLGEVIAGDWKSYQYLVESIRRFPAQEEFKEMIEDADFLKVEYQNLASGIVAIHSGFKL
- the COQ5 gene encoding 2-methoxy-6-polyprenyl-1,4-benzoquinol methylase, mitochondrial isoform X1: MAAPMAALPGRALRAYQGQRLLRLWLGRGVCGGARRPAAAANGGETHFGFQTVSEAEKGEKVYQIFKNVAKKYDLMNDSMSLGIHRVWKDILLRQMNPYPGTQLLDVAGGTGDIAFRFIHYVHSQREHRARQKLRSHQNLSWQEITKLYQEEEHKSLGGSHVVVCDINEEMLKVGKQKSQQLGYSEGLSWVVGNAEELPFNDNSFDVYTIAFGIRNVTHIDQALQEAYRVLKPGGRFLCLEFSHVNNSLISRLDYGSYLMFHHLEQMHLYTIFLYDLYSFQVIPVLGEVIAGDWKSYQYLVESIRRFPAQEEFKEMIEDADFLKVEYQNLASGIVAIHSGFKL
- the COQ5 gene encoding 2-methoxy-6-polyprenyl-1,4-benzoquinol methylase, mitochondrial isoform X2, whose product is MAAPMAALPGRALRAYQGQRLLRLWLGRGVCGGARRPAAAANGGETHFGFQTVSEAEKGEKVYQIFKNVAKKYDLMNDSMSLGIHRVWKDILLRQMNPYPGTQLLDVAGGTGDIAFRFIHYVHSQREHRARQKLRSHQNLSWQEITKLYQEEEHKSLGGSHVVVCDINEEMLKVGKQKSQQLGYSEGLSWVVGNAEELPFNDNSFDVYTIAFGIRNVTHIDQALQEAYRVLKPGGRFLCLEFSHVNNSLISSLYDLYSFQVIPVLGEVIAGDWKSYQYLVESIRRFPAQEEFKEMIEDADFLKVEYQNLASGIVAIHSGFKL